Below is a window of Myroides profundi DNA.
CCAAGTTAGAGGAAAAAAAGGTGTCCCTTCTGTTAAAAAAGGTGGTGAAAAATCAAGAATTGATTTAAAAGCAGAAGGTTTAAAAGTTGAAGCACATGATGGAGAAAGAGAAATTTTTGAAATAGATGAAGAAAATAAAACAATTACTTTAAAAGCAATTAGAGCTACCTATATTCCTATTGCTATATATAAATGCCTCACGAAAATGGCCTTGACTATTATAGATGAGTCTGAATTAATTAATTTTGAAAATACTATAGAATGGATAAATGAAGAAGAGCATGATAAAAGTAGATTTGAAATTGCTAATTTAAAATGCTTTTATTCTTTTACACCAGGACCACTTCCACATGATTTTACTACATGTACTGTATATAAAAGAAAAGACAATCATATTGATAATGTTCCTTACATGATTTTTTTACTAGCATATGGTAATTATACTTTTCAAATATATTTGCCAATATCGAGTAAAGATAAAGGAGAACTTACATTTATATCAATTCCTACTCCTTTTGATTTTAAAAATGAATTTGGGGCACCTAAATATAAGCTTTTAGACTTTTCTTCGAAAGAGAAAGTAAAAAATGAAGAAGTAACTATGCAAATGAAGTTTGAAAGTATTGAAGATGAAGAAATAATAAAACCAGAAGAATAACCTCCGTAAAAACGTTAGCGAGAAAAGCATTAACCAATAATACGAATAATACTCCACTTTAGAAATGACTGTATATCAAGAAATTTTAGATTGGTCTTCAACTAGACCAAATTTTATAAAAGACGCATTAAGGAGAATAATAACTTCAACTCACTTAACCCAAACAGATTTCAATGAAATAGCAGATTTAGTAAAAAAAGAATGTGGAGATAATTCAATTACTTTAAATGCAATTCCACTTGACATCACTCATTTTCCAACACCCTCCTCTACTGTAAATGGAAGTTTTCCAAAATTAATTAATTTATCCAATCCAATAAATATTAGTGCCTTACATAGTCAAGGAGGTCTACATTTTTCTAACATTGGTT
It encodes the following:
- a CDS encoding HNH endonuclease, whose amino-acid sequence is MTKNIISINERMQKLENNYVPHKTFHLNTKEKIFLGKENDKKCRFCKKKEPEVGFNNIAHAIPEFVNNHNLLSYYECDSCNSKFARTIETHMGDYMNPFHTISQVRGKKGVPSVKKGGEKSRIDLKAEGLKVEAHDGEREIFEIDEENKTITLKAIRATYIPIAIYKCLTKMALTIIDESELINFENTIEWINEEEHDKSRFEIANLKCFYSFTPGPLPHDFTTCTVYKRKDNHIDNVPYMIFLLAYGNYTFQIYLPISSKDKGELTFISIPTPFDFKNEFGAPKYKLLDFSSKEKVKNEEVTMQMKFESIEDEEIIKPEE